One window from the genome of Brachyspira sp. SAP_772 encodes:
- a CDS encoding HD-GYP domain-containing protein: MSEELNIDKYIVLTLDEIKEIKDNLIAHNIPLFRMDKENNIIAFPTEQLSLVIDNPKYSNVKLYAPKSFSHFINEFKLLNTNSAATYIETNKYVFQTPKEAAEEMSRKISEISKMSYNEKVNIIETYNKELKEIKVDEKHAINRNTAQQIVDAGNDVGLIAKVTMFESIKKIKGNELTQDQAKLENQEINDTTTSLVNTIVNMLSKNLETQKVFTELRNYSDGGVMAHSNRVFVSYVNFLAFYNNLIKRRNLIHSIRTAFPTVYKKYYENMTTSSEKYRIYEDFRTLEDCIDNGMRFVEEKEMNLYSIGALLHDIGKVKDLDYFEGESGRDYERIKKHLFNSYTLVSQTSEYSLEVILTVALHHEYYGLGYGPYERLYKLKLEKVPSFQIPRIMSYEAKVIDDCDAFAYFPAKMLEIIDVYDALIDPARKYRGGKTFTPEEALNIMKEDFIEKHVKLDPILYDVFVEFLSNSIEKDLLSSKLE; encoded by the coding sequence ATGTCTGAAGAATTAAATATTGATAAATATATCGTTCTTACTTTAGATGAAATAAAAGAAATAAAAGATAATTTAATAGCACATAATATACCATTATTTAGAATGGATAAAGAAAATAATATAATAGCTTTTCCAACAGAACAGTTAAGCCTTGTTATAGATAATCCTAAATATTCTAATGTGAAATTATATGCTCCAAAGAGTTTCTCACACTTTATAAATGAGTTTAAATTATTAAATACAAACTCTGCTGCAACATATATAGAAACCAATAAATATGTATTTCAAACTCCAAAAGAAGCTGCAGAAGAGATGAGCAGAAAAATATCTGAAATCTCTAAAATGAGTTATAATGAAAAAGTAAATATAATTGAAACTTACAATAAAGAATTAAAAGAAATTAAAGTTGATGAGAAACATGCAATCAATAGAAACACAGCACAGCAGATAGTTGATGCTGGTAATGATGTTGGGCTTATTGCTAAAGTTACTATGTTTGAAAGCATCAAAAAAATAAAAGGCAATGAACTTACACAGGATCAGGCAAAATTGGAAAATCAAGAGATTAATGATACTACAACTTCTTTGGTAAACACAATAGTTAATATGCTTTCAAAGAATTTAGAAACGCAGAAGGTTTTTACAGAGTTAAGAAATTATTCTGACGGCGGAGTAATGGCTCATTCAAATAGAGTTTTTGTTTCTTATGTGAATTTTCTTGCATTTTATAACAATCTCATAAAAAGAAGAAATTTAATACATAGCATAAGAACAGCTTTTCCTACTGTATATAAAAAATATTATGAGAATATGACCACTTCTTCAGAAAAATACAGAATATACGAAGACTTTAGAACACTTGAAGATTGTATTGATAATGGTATGCGTTTTGTTGAAGAGAAAGAGATGAACTTGTATTCTATTGGTGCTTTGCTTCATGATATAGGTAAAGTAAAAGATTTGGATTATTTTGAAGGTGAATCTGGAAGAGATTATGAAAGAATAAAAAAACATTTATTCAATAGCTATACTCTTGTAAGTCAAACTTCTGAATATTCTCTTGAGGTTATTTTAACTGTTGCTTTGCATCATGAATATTATGGACTTGGTTATGGACCTTATGAGCGTTTATACAAATTAAAATTAGAAAAAGTACCAAGCTTTCAAATACCTAGAATAATGTCTTACGAGGCTAAGGTAATAGATGACTGTGATGCTTTTGCTTATTTCCCTGCTAAGATGCTTGAGATAATAGATGTATATGATGCTTTAATTGACCCTGCAAGAAAATATAGAGGAGGAAAAACTTTTACTCCTGAAGAAGCTCTAAACATTATGAAGGAAGATTTTATAGAAAAGCATGTGAAGTTAGACCCTATACTTTATGATGTATTTGTTGAGTTTTTAAGCAACTCTATAGAAAAAGATTTACTTTCTTCTAAGTTAGAATAG
- a CDS encoding cell division protein FtsQ/DivIB: MKNKTFNESKLRKKLQKNKLSQKQKKLIKKIILYFLIIIFIVGIGFVFNKAKVLRVEIRGLKLIAPITVIEEANLSDYNNKSLFFIPRKEIKERIEKNIRLQVDSIKISFPDLLIINIKERETLFLAESQNGIYEITDDGYIIRNSSIYNYDVPYITGLTITSTNEKIENDYTKYLRSVLYELKTNNYDIYNLISEINAFGKDLILYPRGYQVQVILDKYVTASKFVDLAAILKTVHDQATLTYRIDFRFNEAIIN, from the coding sequence ATGAAAAATAAAACTTTTAATGAAAGCAAATTAAGAAAAAAGCTTCAAAAAAATAAATTAAGTCAAAAGCAAAAAAAATTAATTAAGAAAATAATATTATATTTTTTAATAATAATATTTATTGTTGGCATTGGTTTTGTTTTTAATAAAGCTAAGGTTTTGAGAGTTGAGATAAGGGGGCTTAAATTAATAGCACCAATTACTGTAATAGAAGAAGCTAATTTGAGCGATTATAATAATAAAAGTTTATTTTTTATACCAAGAAAAGAAATAAAAGAAAGAATAGAAAAAAATATTAGACTTCAAGTAGACAGCATAAAAATATCTTTTCCAGATTTACTAATCATAAACATAAAAGAGAGAGAAACTTTATTTTTAGCAGAATCTCAAAATGGCATATACGAAATTACTGATGACGGATATATTATAAGAAATTCATCTATTTATAATTATGATGTTCCTTATATTACAGGTTTAACCATCACTTCAACAAATGAAAAAATAGAAAATGATTATACAAAATATTTAAGAAGCGTTTTATATGAATTAAAAACTAATAATTATGATATATATAATCTCATTTCAGAAATAAATGCCTTTGGAAAGGATTTAATACTTTATCCAAGGGGCTATCAGGTTCAGGTGATATTAGACAAATATGTTACAGCTAGTAAATTTGTTGATCTTGCTGCCATATTAAAAACGGTGCATGATCAGGCTACTTTAACTTATAGAATTGATTTTAGATTTAATGAAGCTATAATTAATTAA
- a CDS encoding YkgJ family cysteine cluster protein, with protein MKKSKKKNDILEFSCIGCGLCCKENGYIYFSLEDIKKASDYLNINPLVFIDKYLKHSYSLEYHIKVDEENKCPFLDENNKCIINDAKPKQCSTFPYWNEYTDKNGNLISGKFNRPCPGVKVKKKK; from the coding sequence AAAAATGATATATTAGAGTTCTCTTGTATCGGTTGCGGGTTATGCTGTAAAGAAAATGGATATATATATTTCTCTTTAGAAGATATAAAAAAAGCTTCGGATTATTTGAATATCAATCCTCTTGTATTTATAGATAAATATTTAAAGCATAGTTATTCATTGGAATATCATATAAAAGTTGATGAAGAAAATAAGTGCCCTTTTTTAGATGAAAATAATAAATGTATTATAAATGATGCTAAACCAAAACAATGCTCTACATTTCCATATTGGAATGAATATACTGATAAAAATGGTAATTTAATATCTGGAAAATTCAATAGACCTTGCCCGGGAGTGAAAGTTAAAAAGAAAAAATAA